A genome region from Streptomyces sp. S4.7 includes the following:
- a CDS encoding glutamine synthetase family protein, which yields MADRTPPLSVEELRALVANGEIDTVVLAFPDMQGRLQGKRFAAQFFLEDVLEHGTEGCNYLLAVDVELNTVDGYAMSSWERGYGDFAMHPDLATLRRVPWNEGSAMLIADLAWNDGSPVVAAPRQILRRQLDRLAEHGYTAHVGTELEFIVFKDTFEQAWDSGYRGLTPANQYNIDYSVLGTGRIEPLLRRIRNDMTAAGLTVESAKGECNPGQHEIVFRYDEALLTCDQHAIYKTGAKEIASQEGVSLTFMAKYNEREGNSCHIHLSLQSADEPGTNVMAGDDAHGMSPVMRHFLAGQLAALREFSLLYAPNINSYKRFAPGSFAPTAVAWGNDNRTCSLRVVGHGRSMRFENRLPGGDVNPHLAVAGLVAAGLYGIEHELELPEVCAGNAYTSEYEQVPTTLREAADLWEHSPIAKAAFGDEVVAHYLNMARVELAAFDAAVTDWELRRSFERM from the coding sequence GTGGCAGACCGCACACCCCCGCTCTCCGTCGAGGAGCTGCGCGCCCTCGTGGCGAACGGCGAGATCGACACCGTGGTCCTGGCCTTCCCCGACATGCAGGGCAGACTCCAGGGCAAGCGGTTCGCCGCGCAGTTCTTCCTGGAGGACGTCCTGGAGCACGGCACCGAGGGCTGCAACTACCTCCTCGCCGTCGATGTCGAGCTGAACACCGTCGACGGCTACGCCATGTCCTCCTGGGAACGCGGTTACGGCGACTTCGCCATGCACCCCGACCTCGCGACCCTGCGCCGTGTCCCCTGGAACGAGGGGTCGGCGATGCTCATCGCCGACCTCGCCTGGAACGACGGCTCGCCGGTCGTCGCCGCGCCCCGCCAGATCCTGCGCCGCCAGCTCGACCGGCTCGCCGAGCACGGCTACACCGCGCACGTCGGCACAGAGCTCGAATTCATCGTCTTCAAGGACACCTTCGAGCAGGCCTGGGACAGCGGCTACCGCGGCCTCACCCCCGCCAACCAGTACAACATCGACTACTCCGTCCTCGGCACCGGCCGTATCGAGCCCCTGCTGCGCCGGATCCGCAACGACATGACCGCCGCCGGGCTGACCGTCGAGTCCGCCAAGGGCGAGTGCAATCCGGGCCAGCACGAGATCGTCTTCCGTTACGACGAGGCCCTGCTCACCTGCGACCAGCACGCCATCTACAAGACCGGCGCCAAGGAGATCGCCTCCCAGGAAGGCGTCTCGCTCACCTTCATGGCCAAGTACAACGAGCGCGAGGGCAATTCCTGCCACATCCACCTCTCGCTCCAGTCCGCCGACGAACCCGGCACGAACGTCATGGCGGGCGACGACGCCCACGGCATGTCACCCGTGATGCGCCACTTCCTGGCCGGCCAGCTCGCCGCGCTGCGCGAGTTCTCCCTGCTGTACGCGCCGAACATCAACTCCTACAAACGCTTCGCGCCCGGCTCCTTCGCCCCGACCGCCGTCGCATGGGGCAACGACAACCGCACCTGCTCCCTGCGGGTCGTCGGCCACGGCCGCTCCATGCGCTTCGAGAACCGGCTGCCCGGCGGCGACGTCAACCCCCACCTGGCCGTCGCGGGACTGGTCGCGGCGGGTCTGTACGGCATCGAGCACGAGCTCGAACTCCCCGAGGTCTGCGCCGGGAACGCCTACACCTCCGAGTACGAGCAGGTCCCCACCACGCTGCGCGAGGCCGCCGACCTCTGGGAGCACAGTCCCATCGCCAAGGCCGCCTTCGGGGACGAGGTCGTCGCCCACTACCTCAACATGGCACGGGTCGAACTGGCCGCCTTCGACGCCGCCGTGACCGACTGGGAGCTGCGCCGCTCCTTCGAACGCATGTGA
- a CDS encoding gamma-glutamyl-gamma-aminobutyrate hydrolase family protein encodes MKPLIGVSTYLETSARWGVWDLPAALLPMAYPRLVQRAGGVAVMLPPDGPATAASLVARLDGLVISGGPDVEPVRYGAEPDPRTGPPARERDEWELALIEAALASGTPLLAICRGMQLLNVALGGTLIQHLEGHTAATLGVFGEHPVKPVPGTRYGTAVPEESDVPSSHHQAVDRLGEGLIVSAYAGDGTVEAVELVDERWVLGVQWHPEMGEDVRVMTALVSASSRRASTAAGGAWA; translated from the coding sequence GTGAAGCCGCTCATCGGCGTCAGCACATATCTGGAGACGTCGGCCAGGTGGGGCGTGTGGGACCTGCCCGCCGCCCTGCTGCCCATGGCTTACCCCCGGCTCGTCCAGCGCGCGGGCGGCGTCGCCGTCATGCTCCCGCCGGACGGGCCGGCCACCGCCGCCTCGCTGGTCGCCCGGCTCGACGGGCTGGTCATCTCGGGCGGCCCGGACGTGGAGCCCGTACGGTACGGGGCCGAACCGGACCCCCGCACCGGACCACCCGCCCGTGAGCGGGACGAATGGGAACTGGCGCTCATCGAGGCAGCGCTGGCGTCCGGAACACCGCTGCTCGCGATCTGCCGGGGCATGCAGCTGCTGAACGTCGCGCTGGGCGGGACGCTGATCCAGCACCTGGAGGGCCATACGGCGGCGACCCTCGGCGTCTTCGGCGAACATCCGGTGAAGCCGGTACCGGGCACGCGGTACGGAACCGCCGTCCCGGAGGAATCGGACGTACCGTCCTCCCACCACCAGGCGGTGGACCGCCTGGGCGAGGGCCTGATCGTCTCGGCGTACGCGGGCGACGGCACGGTGGAGGCGGTGGAGCTGGTGGACGAGCGGTGGGTGCTGGGGGTGCAGTGGCACCCGGAGATGGGCGAGGACGTGCGAGTGATGACGGCACTGGTGTCGGCGTCCTCGCGCAGGGCGTCGACGGCGGCGGGCGGTGCGTGGGCCTGA
- a CDS encoding FCD domain-containing protein: MAKKDAARKSEPADRLTPVLRPVRAGNGFEEALEQILQVLRLGLVAGGERLPAERDLAERLRISRVTLREVLKVLADQGLVESRRGRYGGTFVLPRPDTPSQGGAEELRRRVSGVDIEDVLRFREVLEVGAAGLCAAHGLSGAEASRLRTALAATHDAPLGDYRRLDTLLHLTLAELSGSARLTEQYASVRATVNDLLDCIPLLVRNLEHSQQQHTALVEAVLAGDADAAREAMREHCGGTAALLRGFLA, encoded by the coding sequence GTGGCGAAGAAGGATGCGGCGAGGAAGAGTGAGCCGGCCGACCGGCTGACGCCCGTCCTGCGTCCCGTGCGGGCGGGCAACGGTTTCGAGGAGGCGCTGGAGCAGATCCTGCAGGTGCTGCGGCTCGGTCTGGTCGCGGGCGGTGAGCGGCTGCCCGCCGAGCGGGATCTGGCGGAGCGGCTGCGGATCAGCCGGGTCACGCTGCGCGAGGTACTGAAGGTCCTAGCCGACCAGGGGCTGGTGGAGAGCCGGCGGGGGCGCTACGGCGGCACGTTCGTCCTGCCCCGGCCGGACACCCCGTCACAGGGGGGCGCGGAGGAGCTGCGACGCCGGGTCTCCGGGGTGGACATCGAGGACGTGCTGCGGTTCCGCGAGGTGCTGGAGGTGGGCGCGGCGGGGCTGTGCGCGGCGCACGGCCTGTCCGGGGCGGAGGCGTCCCGGCTGCGTACGGCGCTCGCGGCGACGCACGACGCCCCGCTGGGCGACTACCGCCGCCTCGACACCCTGCTGCATCTGACGCTCGCGGAGTTGTCGGGCTCCGCGCGGCTCACCGAGCAGTACGCGTCGGTCCGCGCGACCGTGAACGACCTGCTGGACTGCATCCCGCTGCTGGTAAGGAACTTGGAGCACTCCCAGCAGCAGCACACGGCGCTGGTCGAGGCGGTCCTGGCCGGTGACGCGGACGCGGCGCGCGAGGCGATGCGCGAGCACTGCGGCGGGACGGCGGCGCTGCTGCGGGGTTTTCTGGCCTGA
- a CDS encoding aldehyde dehydrogenase family protein: MPDQPHAHQILNPATEEVVATVPATSAAEVDAAVVRAAAAQRRWSEAAPADRARLLRRFAATVDGHLEELARLEVREAGHTLGNARWEAGNVRDLLDYAAGGVERLTGRQIPVAGGLDITLLEPLGVVGVIAPWNFPMPIAAWGAAPALAAGNAVLLKPAETTPLTALRLAELALAAGLPEHLFQVLPGAGGVTGQALVDHPGIAKIVFTGSTRVGKEIMARGARRMKRVTLELGGKSPNIVFADADVERAAAEAPMAYLDNAGQDCCARTRILVQRTAYDRFLELLAPAVRSVVVGDPSDDRTQMGPLISRAQLERVRGYVPEDRTAVRGTAPDGPGFWFPPTVLTDVAADDPAVTEEIFGPVAVVIPFDDEADAIRLANDTEYGLSGSLWTRDLGRALRVSRAVAAGNLSVNSHSSVRYSTPFGGYKQSGVGRELGPDALTAFTETKNIFISTEA; this comes from the coding sequence GTGCCCGACCAGCCCCACGCCCACCAGATCCTCAACCCGGCGACCGAGGAGGTCGTCGCGACCGTCCCGGCGACGAGCGCGGCCGAGGTCGACGCCGCCGTCGTACGGGCCGCCGCCGCCCAGCGCCGGTGGTCGGAGGCAGCCCCCGCCGACCGCGCACGACTGCTGCGCCGGTTCGCCGCCACGGTCGACGGACACCTCGAGGAGCTCGCCCGGCTGGAGGTCCGGGAGGCGGGCCACACCCTGGGGAACGCCCGCTGGGAGGCGGGCAACGTCCGCGACCTCCTCGACTACGCGGCCGGGGGAGTGGAGCGACTGACGGGCCGTCAGATCCCGGTCGCCGGGGGCCTCGACATCACCCTGCTCGAACCGCTCGGCGTCGTCGGGGTCATCGCCCCCTGGAACTTCCCCATGCCCATCGCCGCCTGGGGCGCCGCACCGGCCCTGGCGGCGGGCAACGCCGTACTCCTCAAGCCCGCCGAGACCACCCCGCTGACCGCGCTGCGACTGGCCGAACTCGCCCTGGCGGCGGGCCTCCCCGAGCACCTGTTCCAAGTGCTGCCGGGCGCCGGCGGCGTCACGGGCCAGGCCCTGGTCGACCACCCCGGCATCGCCAAGATCGTCTTCACCGGCTCCACGCGGGTGGGCAAGGAGATCATGGCCAGGGGCGCGCGGCGGATGAAACGCGTGACCCTCGAACTCGGCGGCAAGAGCCCCAACATCGTCTTCGCCGACGCGGACGTCGAACGGGCCGCCGCCGAGGCGCCGATGGCCTATCTCGACAACGCCGGACAGGACTGCTGCGCCCGTACCCGCATCCTCGTCCAGCGCACCGCGTACGACCGGTTCCTCGAACTCCTCGCCCCCGCCGTGCGGTCGGTCGTCGTCGGCGACCCGTCGGACGACAGGACCCAGATGGGCCCGCTCATCTCGCGCGCCCAACTGGAGCGCGTGCGCGGGTACGTCCCCGAGGACCGGACGGCGGTACGGGGCACCGCCCCCGACGGGCCCGGCTTCTGGTTCCCGCCGACCGTCCTGACCGACGTCGCCGCCGACGACCCCGCCGTGACCGAGGAGATCTTCGGACCCGTCGCCGTCGTGATCCCGTTCGACGACGAGGCGGACGCGATCCGCCTCGCCAACGACACCGAGTACGGGCTCTCCGGCTCCCTGTGGACCCGCGATCTCGGCCGCGCGCTGCGCGTCTCGCGCGCCGTCGCCGCCGGCAACCTGTCCGTCAACTCCCACAGCAGCGTGCGCTACTCGACCCCCTTCGGCGGCTACAAGCAGTCAGGCGTCGGTCGTGAGCTGGGGCCCGACGCCCTCACCGCGTTCACCGAGACCAAGAACATCTTCATCAGTACGGAGGCCTGA
- a CDS encoding helical backbone metal receptor, producing the protein MTAERAGAPAAVRRVVSLVPSLTEAVAVTAPGFLVGATDWCTHPAGLDVVRVGGTKNPDTDAVIALRPDLVVANEEENREPDLAALRAAGVEVLVTEVRDLDQAFAELERMLVTGCGLTAPRWLDEARDSWAAVPPPYGGERRAVVPIWRRPWMVLGGNTFAGDLLARLGVHNVYGDLPERYPRIPLDRLRASGADLVVLPDEPYRFTADDGPEAFPGLPAALVDGRHLTWYGPSLVRAPAALRAALR; encoded by the coding sequence GTGACCGCCGAACGGGCCGGCGCACCGGCTGCCGTGCGCCGCGTCGTCTCGCTGGTTCCCTCGCTCACCGAGGCCGTGGCGGTCACCGCGCCCGGATTCCTGGTCGGCGCCACCGACTGGTGCACCCACCCCGCCGGTCTCGACGTCGTACGCGTCGGCGGCACCAAGAATCCGGACACCGACGCCGTCATCGCGCTGCGCCCCGATCTCGTGGTGGCCAACGAGGAGGAGAACCGCGAGCCGGATCTGGCCGCCCTGCGGGCCGCGGGCGTCGAGGTGCTGGTCACCGAGGTGCGCGACCTCGACCAGGCGTTCGCCGAGCTGGAGCGGATGCTCGTGACGGGCTGCGGGCTCACCGCGCCGCGCTGGCTGGACGAGGCCCGGGATTCCTGGGCGGCGGTGCCCCCTCCGTACGGAGGGGAGCGCCGGGCGGTCGTGCCGATCTGGCGCAGGCCCTGGATGGTGCTCGGCGGCAACACCTTCGCGGGTGATCTGCTCGCCAGACTCGGCGTGCACAACGTGTACGGCGACCTGCCCGAGCGCTATCCGCGTATCCCGCTGGACCGGCTGAGGGCCTCGGGGGCGGACCTGGTCGTCCTGCCCGACGAGCCGTACCGCTTCACCGCCGACGACGGCCCCGAGGCGTTCCCCGGGCTGCCTGCCGCGCTGGTCGACGGCCGCCACCTCACTTGGTACGGGCCGTCGCTGGTCCGGGCACCGGCGGCGCTGCGGGCAGCGCTCCGCTGA
- a CDS encoding TDT family transporter, which translates to MATLAPTTRTSSIPGIAAPLPPARPARFAVLRHVGPNWYASVMGTAIVASAGAALPTEPLGLASPADIPALRAACVIVWALSALMLPLVLAARVGHWIHHRDRARAHLLDPSVAPFYGCLAMALLAVGGATLTVGRYVIGESAAVAVDAVLFTAGTLVGLTAAVAVPYLMVVRHRVRPGDASPVWLLPVVAPMVSAALGPGLIPYLPAGQWREALLLACYAMFGLSLLATLTLLPLIFGRLVTHGPLPLALTPALFLVLGPLGQSTTAVGHLARAAPHALTSAPPASPAPYISALDAFAVLYGVPVLGFALLWLALAGAMAVRAARRGMPFSMTWWAFTFPVGTCVTGAAGLAHATGLTALAWLSLALFVLLTAAWAVAWTRTVHGLVSGALPAAPPVPGPATARTK; encoded by the coding sequence ATGGCCACCCTCGCCCCGACCACCCGCACCTCTTCGATCCCCGGAATCGCCGCGCCCCTGCCGCCTGCCCGCCCGGCGCGCTTCGCGGTCCTGCGTCACGTCGGTCCCAACTGGTACGCGAGCGTCATGGGGACCGCGATCGTCGCGAGCGCCGGCGCCGCTCTGCCGACGGAGCCGCTCGGCCTCGCGAGCCCGGCGGACATCCCCGCACTGCGCGCCGCCTGCGTCATTGTCTGGGCGCTGTCGGCGCTGATGCTCCCGCTCGTACTGGCCGCCCGCGTCGGCCACTGGATCCACCACCGCGACCGGGCCCGCGCCCATCTGCTCGATCCCTCGGTGGCGCCCTTCTACGGATGTCTGGCGATGGCGCTGCTCGCGGTCGGCGGCGCCACCCTCACCGTGGGGCGGTACGTGATCGGTGAGAGCGCGGCCGTGGCCGTGGACGCGGTGCTCTTCACGGCGGGCACGCTCGTCGGCCTGACGGCGGCCGTGGCCGTCCCGTATCTGATGGTGGTGCGCCACCGGGTGCGGCCCGGGGACGCGTCCCCGGTGTGGCTCCTGCCGGTGGTGGCGCCGATGGTGTCGGCGGCGCTCGGCCCGGGGCTGATCCCGTATCTGCCCGCCGGTCAGTGGCGCGAGGCGCTTCTGCTGGCCTGTTACGCCATGTTCGGCCTGAGCCTGCTCGCCACCCTGACCCTGCTGCCGCTGATCTTCGGCAGGCTGGTGACCCACGGACCGCTGCCTCTCGCCCTGACGCCCGCGCTCTTCCTCGTCCTCGGCCCGCTCGGGCAGTCCACGACGGCCGTGGGCCATCTCGCGCGTGCGGCGCCCCACGCCCTCACCTCCGCGCCGCCCGCCTCCCCCGCCCCGTACATCTCTGCCCTCGACGCCTTCGCCGTGCTGTACGGCGTCCCGGTGCTGGGCTTCGCGCTGCTGTGGCTGGCGCTTGCCGGCGCGATGGCCGTGCGGGCGGCACGGCGCGGGATGCCGTTCTCGATGACGTGGTGGGCCTTCACCTTCCCGGTCGGTACGTGTGTGACCGGCGCCGCCGGACTCGCCCACGCCACGGGACTGACCGCCCTGGCCTGGCTGTCACTCGCGCTGTTCGTCCTGCTGACGGCCGCCTGGGCGGTCGCCTGGACCCGTACGGTGCACGGTCTGGTCAGCGGAGCGCTGCCCGCAGCGCCGCCGGTGCCCGGACCAGCGACGGCCCGTACCAAGTGA
- a CDS encoding LysR family transcriptional regulator yields the protein MTDEPVVSLAHRVPELGALELLIAVARHGSMGGAARELGISQPAASSRIRSVERQLGVSLFDRSPSGSRLTGAGALVTDWARRIMEAAEAFDAGAQALRDRRDSRLRVAASMTIAEYLLPGWLIALRAARPDTAVSLLAGNSGAVAARLTGGEADLGFVEGLAVPAGLDGTVIGRDRLVVVVAPTHAWGRRTSLTPEELAAAPLILREEGSGTRQVLDAALASYGGPATPLLELSSTTAVKAAVVSGAGPSVLSELAVGEELASRRLKEVAVSGVSLRRDLRAVWPTGHRPSGPARELLSLTRSDLRADPPAE from the coding sequence ATGACTGACGAGCCCGTTGTGTCCCTCGCCCACCGGGTGCCCGAACTGGGCGCGCTGGAGCTGCTGATCGCCGTCGCCCGGCACGGCAGCATGGGCGGGGCGGCCCGTGAGCTGGGCATCAGCCAGCCTGCGGCGAGCAGCCGGATACGTTCCGTCGAACGGCAGCTCGGCGTCAGCCTCTTCGACCGGTCGCCGAGCGGGTCCCGGCTCACCGGCGCGGGGGCGCTCGTCACCGACTGGGCGCGGCGGATCATGGAGGCGGCGGAGGCGTTCGACGCGGGTGCGCAGGCGCTGCGCGACCGGCGGGACTCACGGCTGCGGGTCGCCGCGAGCATGACCATCGCCGAGTATCTGCTCCCCGGCTGGCTCATCGCCCTCCGTGCCGCCCGGCCGGACACGGCCGTCTCGCTCCTCGCGGGCAACTCGGGAGCCGTGGCCGCGCGGCTGACCGGCGGCGAGGCCGATCTCGGCTTCGTGGAGGGCCTGGCGGTGCCCGCGGGGCTGGACGGCACGGTGATCGGCCGGGACCGGCTGGTGGTCGTGGTCGCGCCGACGCACGCCTGGGGGCGCCGCACGTCCCTGACACCCGAGGAACTGGCCGCCGCCCCGCTGATCCTCCGTGAGGAGGGCTCGGGCACGCGCCAGGTGCTCGACGCGGCACTCGCCTCCTACGGAGGCCCCGCCACGCCACTGCTGGAACTGTCCTCGACGACGGCGGTCAAGGCAGCGGTGGTCAGCGGCGCGGGTCCCTCGGTGCTCAGTGAGCTGGCCGTGGGTGAGGAGCTGGCGTCACGTCGGCTGAAGGAGGTGGCGGTGTCCGGGGTATCACTGCGCCGCGACCTGCGAGCGGTCTGGCCGACGGGCCACCGCCCGAGCGGCCCGGCCCGCGAACTGCTGTCGCTGACGCGCAGTGACCTGAGAGCGGACCCGCCGGCCGAGTGA
- the eat gene encoding ethanolamine permease: MAEGTESRIPPADPPGPSGPAGPGRDGSPAVPAQGGSTDDAAYLQRRTLKRGSAGWLLLTGLGVAYVVSGDFSGWNIGLSEGGFGGLAIATLLMGAMYACLVFSLAELSAILPTAGGGYGFARRALGTWGGFLTGTAILIEYILAPAAISIFIGDYIESLNLFGLEAGWPVYLACFAVFIGIHLWGVGEALRFSLVVTAIAVAALLIFAVGAFTEFDSSGLNDIPVQEDAFGSNSWLPYGLLGIWAAFPFGMWFFLGVEGVPLAAEEAKDPVRSMPRALSISMGILVLLALITFFAATGARGSAAVQEAGNPLVVALQGDGEPTALSRFVNYAGLAGLVASFFSLIYAGSRQLFALSRAGYLPRFLSLTSSRKAPYLGLLIPGAIGFALAAGSGNGGRMLNVAVFGATISYSLMALSHLVLRRREPGLHRPYRTPGGMLTSGVAFVLALSALVATFLVDKDAAFIALGVYVVALAYFAFYSRHRLVAAAPEEEFAALAEAEDELKRD; encoded by the coding sequence ATGGCCGAAGGCACGGAATCCCGTATCCCACCAGCCGATCCGCCGGGTCCTTCGGGTCCGGCCGGTCCCGGGCGGGACGGCTCCCCGGCGGTTCCCGCGCAGGGCGGCTCCACCGACGACGCGGCCTATCTCCAGCGCCGTACGCTCAAGCGCGGCAGCGCGGGGTGGCTGCTGCTGACCGGCCTCGGTGTCGCCTACGTCGTCTCCGGGGACTTCTCCGGCTGGAACATCGGGCTCTCCGAGGGCGGCTTCGGCGGACTCGCCATCGCGACCCTCCTGATGGGCGCGATGTACGCCTGTCTCGTCTTCTCGCTCGCCGAGCTGTCCGCGATCCTGCCCACGGCGGGCGGCGGTTACGGCTTCGCCCGCCGCGCGCTCGGCACCTGGGGCGGCTTCCTGACCGGCACGGCCATCCTCATCGAGTACATCCTGGCCCCGGCCGCGATCTCGATCTTCATCGGTGACTACATCGAGTCGCTGAACCTCTTCGGACTCGAAGCGGGGTGGCCGGTCTATCTCGCCTGCTTCGCCGTCTTCATCGGCATCCACCTCTGGGGAGTCGGCGAGGCGCTGCGCTTCAGCCTGGTGGTGACGGCCATAGCCGTGGCCGCGCTGCTGATCTTCGCCGTGGGCGCCTTCACCGAGTTCGACAGCAGCGGCCTCAACGACATCCCTGTCCAGGAGGACGCCTTCGGGTCCAACTCCTGGCTGCCGTACGGACTGCTGGGCATCTGGGCCGCGTTCCCGTTCGGCATGTGGTTCTTCCTCGGCGTCGAGGGTGTGCCGCTGGCCGCCGAGGAGGCCAAGGACCCGGTGCGCTCGATGCCCAGGGCGCTGTCGATCTCCATGGGCATCCTCGTCCTGCTGGCCCTGATCACGTTCTTCGCCGCGACGGGCGCCCGGGGCTCGGCCGCCGTCCAGGAAGCGGGCAATCCGCTGGTCGTCGCGCTCCAGGGGGACGGCGAGCCCACGGCGCTCAGCCGGTTCGTCAACTACGCCGGCCTCGCCGGTCTGGTCGCGTCCTTCTTCTCGCTGATCTACGCCGGTTCCCGGCAGCTGTTCGCCCTCTCACGCGCCGGCTATCTGCCCCGCTTCCTCTCTCTGACCAGCAGCCGCAAGGCGCCCTACCTCGGCCTGCTGATCCCCGGCGCGATCGGCTTCGCCCTCGCCGCGGGCAGCGGCAACGGCGGCCGGATGCTGAACGTCGCGGTATTCGGCGCCACGATCTCCTACTCCCTGATGGCCCTGTCGCACCTGGTGCTGCGGCGCCGCGAGCCGGGCCTGCACCGTCCGTACCGGACGCCGGGCGGCATGCTGACCTCCGGCGTAGCGTTCGTCCTGGCCCTGTCGGCGCTGGTGGCGACGTTCCTGGTGGACAAGGACGCCGCGTTCATCGCCCTCGGCGTCTACGTCGTGGCTCTCGCCTACTTCGCCTTCTACAGTCGGCACCGGCTGGTGGCCGCCGCGCCCGAGGAGGAGTTCGCGGCGCTCGCGGAGGCGGAGGACGAGCTGAAGCGGGACTGA
- a CDS encoding helix-turn-helix domain-containing protein, which yields MDDKEALRVGAAVRRRRRSLGLTLAAVADRSGLSVPFLSQIENERARPSARSLERVADALETTIAVLHAAADSARTVDVVRAGDGGPGVRRVARGGHQLHAKEYTGEQDTGREYQHRNDEVMYIADGSVEVEAEGRAYRLERGDTLYLSGGVRHRWRATEPGTRILVVAVAEHIDATFDTRR from the coding sequence ATGGACGACAAGGAAGCGCTCAGGGTGGGCGCCGCCGTCCGCAGGCGGCGCAGGTCCCTCGGCCTCACACTGGCGGCCGTCGCCGACCGCAGCGGGCTTTCCGTACCCTTCCTCAGCCAGATCGAGAACGAACGCGCCCGGCCGAGCGCCCGCTCGCTGGAACGGGTGGCCGACGCCCTGGAGACCACCATCGCCGTGCTGCACGCCGCGGCCGACTCGGCGCGCACCGTCGACGTCGTACGGGCCGGCGACGGCGGGCCCGGCGTACGCAGGGTGGCCCGCGGCGGACACCAGCTGCACGCCAAGGAGTACACCGGCGAGCAGGACACCGGACGCGAGTACCAGCACCGCAACGACGAGGTGATGTACATCGCCGACGGCTCGGTGGAGGTCGAGGCCGAAGGCCGCGCCTACCGTCTGGAGCGTGGCGACACGCTGTATCTCTCCGGCGGGGTCAGGCACCGCTGGCGCGCCACCGAGCCCGGCACGCGCATCCTGGTCGTCGCCGTCGCCGAACACATCGACGCGACGTTCGACACCCGGCGCTGA